The following proteins come from a genomic window of Candidatus Leptovillus gracilis:
- a CDS encoding CAP domain-containing protein encodes MVANQRQKIWVISLLVLGVIWAIFSLSQTTLGQSSERIPALPTTPSPTLTMTSTVTITPTVTVTSTVTLTPTVTLTPTITATPTIDPLITLEPRNYLPAIAKDPSPTPTETPTPTPAPACLPWPEIPPGSAANEATIRGSINQQRGDNGLPALAQTHELEQSSRRHSLDMAENHFTAHTGSDGSTAAVRMREACYDWNYWGEIIGWGFGGDPAAMMDWWLNSPVHRAMILNGFVQDFGVGYIRLPGSDWTHYWTVNFGRRATLAPVETEKLYLCQFSLESELGGSSVRFFSAEPCGLYQ; translated from the coding sequence ATGGTTGCCAATCAGCGTCAGAAAATTTGGGTGATAAGCCTCCTGGTCCTGGGAGTGATCTGGGCTATTTTTAGCCTGTCGCAAACCACACTGGGCCAAAGCAGCGAGCGCATTCCGGCGCTACCCACCACACCATCACCAACGTTAACCATGACATCAACGGTGACAATAACGCCGACTGTCACGGTGACGTCAACGGTCACGTTAACGCCAACCGTAACCCTAACCCCAACGATAACCGCAACACCGACGATAGATCCGCTGATCACCCTGGAACCCAGAAATTATCTACCGGCCATCGCCAAAGACCCCTCGCCCACGCCCACAGAAACCCCTACGCCCACGCCAGCCCCCGCCTGCCTGCCGTGGCCGGAAATCCCACCCGGCAGCGCCGCCAACGAAGCCACCATCCGCGGCAGCATCAACCAGCAGCGCGGCGACAACGGCTTGCCCGCCCTGGCCCAGACCCATGAATTGGAACAATCATCGCGCCGCCACAGCCTGGACATGGCCGAAAACCACTTCACCGCCCATACCGGCTCCGATGGCAGCACGGCCGCCGTCCGGATGCGCGAAGCGTGTTACGATTGGAACTATTGGGGTGAAATTATCGGCTGGGGTTTTGGCGGCGACCCGGCGGCGATGATGGATTGGTGGCTGAACAGCCCTGTCCACCGGGCGATGATTCTGAATGGCTTTGTGCAAGACTTTGGCGTGGGTTATATCCGGCTGCCCGGCAGCGATTGGACCCATTACTGGACGGTGAACTTTGGTCGCCGTGCCACTTTAGCGCCAGTGGAAACAGAAAAGCTGTACTTGTGCCAATTTAGCCTGGAAAGTGAATTGGGCGGCAGTTCGGTGCGCTTTTTCAGTGCGGAGCCGTGTGGCTTGTACCAGTAA
- a CDS encoding RNB domain-containing ribonuclease has translation MPDTTLSAADLPLNSLVLYKNQAARLSKINEKKVEITLADGRTLSVRPKDIDLLHPGPIANLANLTPPVGDVATAWDLLQDSVSSLPELAELVFADYTPITAWAAWQLVADGLYFSGSIAAITVHTPEQTAAEQAARAAKAAEEKAWSDFLTRLGKGEVAAGDGRYLQEPAALAQGQTQRSLALRALGQPETPEAAHALLLRVGYWDESHNPYPARAGLPTTSPDLPVPPLPEEERRDLTHLPAFAIDDEGNQDPDDALSWENGRLWVHVADVAALVAPDSLLDLEARARGANLYLPEGTITMLPPVATHWLGLGLAELSPALSFGLDLGPDGSVTNLEIVPSWVHVTRLTYEEVDGRLTEEPFKTLYEIAQRAEQRRRENGAIEIDLPEVRLRVDEAGKVSIRPLPNLRSRDLVRDAMLLAGEAIARFAFAHNIPLPYTIQEPPTEPLPPAGTTAEFFARRRLMRPSQASSVPGAHTGLGLGMYAQATSPLRRYLDMVVHQQVRAFVTGEPLLDAQEVMARVGAADAVSGDARRAERLANRHWTLVYLRQNPGWQGEGVLVEKRGHKDVVLLPDLDLDTRLVVKGERPLDSRITVAVSEVDLVNLEAHFRVVGS, from the coding sequence ATGCCCGACACGACACTATCCGCCGCCGATTTACCGCTTAATAGTCTGGTGCTGTACAAAAATCAGGCGGCGCGCTTGAGTAAAATCAACGAGAAAAAGGTGGAGATTACCCTGGCCGACGGCCGTACCCTCAGCGTGCGCCCCAAAGACATAGACCTGCTCCATCCTGGCCCCATCGCCAACCTGGCCAACCTCACACCGCCGGTTGGCGATGTGGCTACCGCCTGGGACTTGCTCCAGGACAGTGTCAGCAGCCTACCAGAGCTGGCTGAATTGGTATTTGCCGATTACACCCCCATCACCGCCTGGGCTGCCTGGCAGTTAGTGGCCGATGGTCTCTACTTCAGCGGTTCCATCGCGGCCATCACCGTTCACACCCCGGAGCAAACCGCCGCTGAACAGGCCGCCCGCGCCGCCAAAGCCGCCGAAGAAAAGGCATGGTCAGATTTTCTGACCCGGTTGGGCAAGGGTGAGGTGGCGGCAGGGGACGGCCGTTATCTGCAAGAACCCGCTGCGCTGGCCCAGGGGCAAACCCAGCGCAGTCTGGCCCTGCGCGCCCTCGGCCAGCCAGAAACGCCAGAAGCCGCCCACGCCCTGCTGCTGCGCGTCGGTTATTGGGACGAAAGCCACAACCCGTATCCCGCCCGCGCCGGGCTGCCCACCACCTCGCCGGACCTGCCCGTGCCGCCGCTGCCGGAAGAGGAACGGCGCGACCTGACCCACCTGCCGGCCTTTGCCATTGACGACGAAGGCAACCAGGACCCCGACGACGCCCTGAGCTGGGAAAACGGCCGTCTGTGGGTACACGTGGCCGATGTGGCCGCGCTGGTCGCGCCCGACAGCCTGCTGGACCTGGAAGCCCGCGCCCGCGGCGCCAACCTGTATCTGCCCGAAGGGACCATCACCATGCTGCCGCCAGTGGCGACCCATTGGCTGGGGTTGGGGCTGGCTGAACTGTCGCCCGCCCTGTCATTTGGGCTGGACCTGGGGCCAGACGGTTCGGTGACGAATTTGGAGATTGTGCCCAGTTGGGTCCACGTGACGCGCCTGACCTATGAGGAGGTAGACGGCCGTCTAACCGAAGAGCCGTTCAAAACTTTATACGAAATCGCGCAGCGGGCCGAACAGCGCCGCCGCGAAAACGGCGCGATAGAGATTGATCTGCCGGAAGTGCGGCTGCGGGTTGACGAGGCCGGCAAGGTGAGCATACGGCCGTTGCCCAATCTGCGCAGCCGCGACCTGGTGCGCGACGCCATGCTGCTGGCCGGTGAAGCCATCGCCCGTTTTGCCTTCGCCCACAACATCCCGCTGCCCTATACCATTCAGGAGCCGCCAACCGAGCCGCTGCCGCCAGCCGGCACCACCGCCGAATTTTTCGCCCGCCGCCGCCTGATGCGCCCCAGCCAGGCCAGCAGCGTGCCCGGCGCCCACACCGGCCTGGGTCTGGGCATGTACGCCCAGGCCACCAGCCCCCTGCGTCGCTATCTGGACATGGTGGTCCACCAGCAGGTGCGCGCCTTTGTTACGGGCGAACCCCTGCTGGATGCGCAGGAGGTGATGGCCCGCGTGGGCGCAGCCGACGCCGTATCTGGCGATGCGCGCCGCGCCGAGCGGCTGGCTAACCGCCACTGGACGCTGGTTTATCTGCGGCAAAACCCAGGCTGGCAGGGAGAAGGTGTTCTTGTCGAGAAGCGGGGACACAAAGATGTGGTCTTGCTGCCCGACCTGGACCTGGACACGCGGTTGGTTGTGAAGGGAGAACGGCCGTTAGACAGCCGAATCACCGTCGCCGTCAGCGAAGTAGACCTGGTGAACCTGGAGGCGCACTTTCGGGTGGTGGGAAGTTGA
- a CDS encoding LysM peptidoglycan-binding domain-containing protein: MTRRIIYILLAVVVVLAVVLGIRWWLNRDTGQDTVTDGTAAVVDDTGSYPVAETTTDQTAPGGDTGTTGETAVTDSSAAGTETTDTAVTEGTTPEGEQTAVGDGEDSNAGDAAEQPTDATTPDSALGGTAESGDPNAGGGVVEAGPADTSGETADATTGATTGDTAATSEAAGTGGVVGVVPPIAILVTPGQSVRHTVQNNEWLVQLARCYGTTVPDIRAANYIPVADLIYPGAVLTIPNPGSAGPITINEMPCFVYHTVQRGENLSRIAQDYGINLHWLARINAIYNYNYIQAGQVLVIPNPVPPELTTAPSAWR; this comes from the coding sequence ATGACTCGTCGGATAATTTACATTTTGCTGGCGGTTGTTGTCGTATTGGCTGTTGTCTTGGGCATTCGTTGGTGGTTGAATCGTGACACCGGACAGGACACAGTAACCGATGGAACGGCCGCCGTGGTGGATGATACGGGGTCGTATCCGGTGGCCGAAACGACAACTGATCAGACTGCCCCTGGAGGCGACACAGGGACAACTGGCGAAACGGCCGTCACCGACAGCTCGGCTGCCGGAACGGAAACGACCGATACGGCCGTGACCGAAGGAACCACACCAGAAGGCGAGCAAACGGCCGTTGGTGATGGTGAAGACAGCAATGCCGGAGATGCCGCTGAACAGCCGACCGACGCCACCACACCCGACTCAGCGCTGGGTGGAACGGCTGAATCGGGTGATCCCAATGCCGGCGGCGGTGTGGTTGAGGCAGGGCCGGCCGATACGTCTGGCGAAACGGCCGATGCAACGACTGGCGCAACGACTGGCGATACGGCGGCCACTTCTGAGGCGGCCGGTACAGGCGGCGTGGTGGGTGTTGTCCCGCCAATTGCCATCCTGGTAACGCCCGGCCAATCGGTGCGGCATACGGTGCAAAACAACGAATGGCTTGTGCAGTTGGCCCGCTGCTACGGCACGACAGTTCCTGACATTCGCGCCGCCAATTACATCCCCGTCGCCGATCTTATTTATCCCGGTGCGGTACTCACCATCCCCAATCCGGGCAGCGCCGGCCCGATTACCATCAACGAGATGCCCTGTTTTGTCTATCACACCGTGCAGCGCGGCGAAAATTTGTCGCGGATTGCTCAGGATTACGGCATCAACTTGCATTGGTTGGCGCGCATTAACGCCATCTACAATTACAATTACATTCAGGCGGGGCAGGTGCTGGTAATTCCCAACCCGGTTCCGCCGGAATTGACGACGGCCCCATCAGCCTGGCGCTGA